The genomic segment TAAAGAACTTAATCTTTTAGATAGAAGTTCGGTTGATAAATATATAAAAGAAAATAATCCAGATATTGTAATTCATTGTGCAGGAAGAGTTGGAGGTATTCAAGCTAATATGGCTAATCCTGTCACTTTTTTGGTTCAAAATACTCAAATTGGATTAAACATCATCATGGCTTCAAAAGAAGCTGGAATTAGAAAACTTATAAATATGAGTAGCTCTTGTATGTATCCAAGAGATGCAAAAAATCCTTTAGGTGAAGAGCTGATACTTAAAGGTGAACTAGAACCAACAAATGAAGGATATGCTGTAGCAAAAGTTACAACAACTAAACTTTGTGAATATATAAATAGAGAAGATAAAAAATTTCAATATAAAACTATTATTCCGTGTAATTTATATGGACGATACGATAAGTTTGACCCAAAACACTCTCATATGCTTCCTGCTGTTATTAAAAAAATTTATGAAGCAAAAGTAAATAATCAAGAAAGTCTTGATATTTGGGGTGATGGAGAAGCCAGAAGAGAATTTATGTATGCAGAAGATTTAGCTGATTTTACATACTTTTCTTTAGAAAACTTTGAATCAATGCCTCAAAATATCAATGTAGGGTTAGGACATGACTATACTATCAATGAATATTATAAAGCAATAGCAGAAGTGATAGGATATGAAGGAAACTTTGTACATGACTTATCAAAACCAGTTGGAATGAAACAAAAACTTATAGATGATACCAAGCTTCAAAGCTTTGGTTGGAAATATAAAACATCTTTAAAAGATGGAATTATTAAGACTTACGAATATTATTTAAAAGAGGTATTAAATGACAAATAGCTATCCATTAGCAACATCAACATGGGATGAAAAAGAATTAGAAGCGATTCAAAGTGTAATAAACAGAGATATGTACACTATGGGTGAAAGTGTAGCTTCTTTTGAAAAAGATTTTTGTAAGTTTACAGGAAGTAAATATGTTGTTATGGTAAGTTCTGGTTCAACTGCAAACTTAATAGCAACGGCTGCACTTTTTTATACAAAAAATCCAAAACTCAAACGAGGTGATGAAGTAATAGTTCCTGCTGTTTCATGGTCAACTACATACTATCCACTTTATCAATATGGACTTAAATTAAAGTTTGTAGATATTGATTTAGAAACTTTAAACTATGATTTAGATGCTTTAAAAGAAGTGATTACAGAAAATACAAAAATGATAATGGTAGTAAATCTTTTAGGTAATCCAAACGATTTTGATAAAATTTTTGAAATGATAAAAGATAAAGATATTATTGTTTTAGAAGATAATTGTGAATCTATGGGTGCTGAATACAAAGGTAAACAAGCGGGTACTTTTGGAATAATGGGAACATTTTCAACATTCTTCTCTCATCATATGGCAACTATGGAAGGTGGATTTGTAGTTACTGATGATGAAGAACTTTATCATATTTTACTATCTCTTAGAGCTCATGGTTGGACAAGAAACTTACCTAAAGAAAACAAAGTATGTACAAAAAGTGAAGATTGGTTTGAAGAGTCATTTAGATTTGTACTTCCAGGATACAATGTACGACCAGTAGAGATGAGTGGAGCAATAGGAATAGAACAACTTAAAAAACTTCCAAATTTTTTAGCTAAAAGAAGAGAAAATGCAAAACTTTTCCAAGAGTTATTTTCGAATCATCCTGATTTTATTATTCAAAAAGATATTTGTAATAGTTCATGGTTTGGATTTTCGCTTATCATTAAACCTACTTCAAAACTTAAAAGAGTTGATATAGTTAAAAAGCTTATTGATGCAAAAATAGATTGTAGACCAATAGTAACTGGAAATTTTACTAGAAATGATGTAATGAAATATTTTGATTATGAAATACATGGTGAACTTAAAAATGCTGATTATTTACATAAAAATGGATTGTTTGTTGGTAATCATCAGATTGGTTTGGAAGATGAGATTAAGTATTTAGCAGAGGTACTAAATTGATAATAGTTAAATTAATTGGTGGACTCACAAGCCAAATGCATAAATATGCACTTGGTAAGGTTCTCGCTTTAAAACACAATGTACCTTTAAAACTAGATTTGTCGTGGTTTGATGATAAAGAGAAAACTGATACCGCATGGCCTTATCAATTAGAATTTTATGGTATCAAAGAAGATATAGCTACGCCAGAAGAGATTAAAAAACTTAAGGGAAGTGATAGATATTGCACCTTTGCAAGAAGAGTGAAACATTATTTAGGATTAGATATTTATAAAAAGACTTATATAAATACTAGTTTTCTATCTGTTGATGAGTTTAACAATCTTGAATCTGAAATTTATTTAGAAGGTG from the Aliarcobacter cryaerophilus ATCC 43158 genome contains:
- a CDS encoding GDP-L-fucose synthase family protein, with protein sequence MQKILITGSNGMVGKNIVKFEKSKNYILLTPSSKELNLLDRSSVDKYIKENNPDIVIHCAGRVGGIQANMANPVTFLVQNTQIGLNIIMASKEAGIRKLINMSSSCMYPRDAKNPLGEELILKGELEPTNEGYAVAKVTTTKLCEYINREDKKFQYKTIIPCNLYGRYDKFDPKHSHMLPAVIKKIYEAKVNNQESLDIWGDGEARREFMYAEDLADFTYFSLENFESMPQNINVGLGHDYTINEYYKAIAEVIGYEGNFVHDLSKPVGMKQKLIDDTKLQSFGWKYKTSLKDGIIKTYEYYLKEVLNDK
- a CDS encoding DegT/DnrJ/EryC1/StrS family aminotransferase, yielding MTNSYPLATSTWDEKELEAIQSVINRDMYTMGESVASFEKDFCKFTGSKYVVMVSSGSTANLIATAALFYTKNPKLKRGDEVIVPAVSWSTTYYPLYQYGLKLKFVDIDLETLNYDLDALKEVITENTKMIMVVNLLGNPNDFDKIFEMIKDKDIIVLEDNCESMGAEYKGKQAGTFGIMGTFSTFFSHHMATMEGGFVVTDDEELYHILLSLRAHGWTRNLPKENKVCTKSEDWFEESFRFVLPGYNVRPVEMSGAIGIEQLKKLPNFLAKRRENAKLFQELFSNHPDFIIQKDICNSSWFGFSLIIKPTSKLKRVDIVKKLIDAKIDCRPIVTGNFTRNDVMKYFDYEIHGELKNADYLHKNGLFVGNHQIGLEDEIKYLAEVLN